The genomic interval CTAATATCAGCCATCCCTTCTACTCTAATGTCTGTGAAGCTGGCAAACTCCGACCTGAAATTTAATATAATATCGCCTATTGCACCATTACGATGCTTGGCAACAATTATTTCTGCTTTGCCGTCAGAGTCGGTGCCATCATATAGGGTGTCTATTTTATAATATTCTGGTCTATGAATAAATATAACAAGGTCAGCGTCTTGCTCAATCGATCCAGATTCTCGCAGGTCAGACAGCTGAGGTCTTTTATTTCCTGTTCGCGTTTCTACCGCACGATTAAGCTGTGAAAGAGCTATAATAGGCACGTTCAGCTCTTTTGCCAACGCTTTAAGTGACCGCGAAATCATTGCCACCTCCTGTTCTCTTGAAGCCTGCTGTCCAGCAGTCATCAGTTGCAGATAGTCAATTATAATTAACT from Bacteroidales bacterium carries:
- a CDS encoding replicative DNA helicase, coding for LIIIDYLQLMTAGQQASREQEVAMISRSLKALAKELNVPIIALSQLNRAVETRTGNKRPQLSDLRESGSIEQDADLVIFIHRPEYYKIDTLYDGTDSDGKAEIIVAKHRNGAIGDIILNFRSEFASFTDIRVEGMADISSFENEAPIIQSKMNDEVDEFVPELLNQNNNDILLVDDPDMPF